A region from the Vibrio navarrensis genome encodes:
- the folK gene encoding 2-amino-4-hydroxy-6-hydroxymethyldihydropteridine diphosphokinase: MIRAYIAIGSNLADPVAQANRAIAALKSLPNSELVAISQLYSSTPMGPQNQPDYINAVAEIQTELTPLQLLDCTQAIELEQGRVRKEERWGPRTLDLDLLLYGNEVIDSERLTIPHYGMKEREFVLYPLAEIAPNLTLPDGTRLAELLTQVERNGLGIWQS, translated from the coding sequence ATGATCCGTGCATATATCGCGATCGGCAGTAATCTTGCCGATCCCGTTGCCCAAGCCAATCGTGCTATTGCGGCCTTGAAAAGCTTACCAAACAGTGAGCTGGTCGCGATATCTCAGCTTTACAGCAGCACACCGATGGGGCCACAAAATCAGCCCGACTATATTAACGCCGTGGCTGAAATCCAAACCGAATTAACGCCGTTGCAACTGCTCGATTGCACTCAAGCGATTGAACTGGAGCAAGGGCGTGTCCGTAAAGAAGAGCGCTGGGGACCAAGAACCCTAGATCTCGACCTCCTTCTTTACGGCAATGAGGTGATCGACTCCGAGCGGTTAACCATTCCCCACTATGGAATGAAAGAGCGTGAATTCGTTCTTTACCCACTCGCCGAAATCGCACCAAATTTAACCCTCCCTGATGGGACCAGGCTCGCTGAACTTCTCACTCAGGTGGAGAGAAACGGCCTCGGTATTTGGCAATCATAG
- the sfsA gene encoding DNA/RNA nuclease SfsA, translating to MQFQPKLQAATLQKRYKRFLADVTYQDGSTGTIHCANTGAMTGCATAGDTIWYSTSDNPKRKYPHSWELTETVHGERICVNTARANQLAVEAIENGWITELQNYDRLQTEVKYGSENSRIDILLSAHDKATCYIEVKSVTLLEPSEPGQGYFPDAVTTRGQKHLRELTEMAQNGNRAILLFAVLHSGIEKVSAALHIDAKYSQLLKQAQKAGVEILCYKAEISNTEIRLNSAIEFLDR from the coding sequence ATGCAATTCCAACCTAAGTTACAAGCCGCTACTTTACAAAAGCGCTACAAACGTTTTCTCGCTGATGTGACCTATCAAGACGGCAGCACCGGCACCATTCACTGTGCTAATACGGGCGCAATGACAGGTTGTGCGACCGCTGGCGATACCATTTGGTACTCAACCTCAGACAACCCAAAACGCAAATACCCGCACAGTTGGGAACTGACTGAAACTGTCCACGGCGAGCGGATTTGCGTCAATACCGCCAGAGCGAACCAACTGGCCGTCGAAGCGATTGAAAACGGCTGGATCACTGAGCTGCAAAACTATGACCGACTGCAAACCGAAGTGAAGTACGGCAGTGAAAACAGTCGAATTGATATCCTGCTCAGCGCACACGACAAAGCAACGTGTTATATAGAGGTCAAAAGCGTCACGCTGCTCGAACCGAGCGAGCCAGGGCAAGGCTATTTCCCTGACGCAGTGACAACTCGTGGGCAAAAACATCTGCGGGAACTCACAGAAATGGCACAAAATGGAAACCGAGCCATACTTTTGTTTGCTGTTTTACATTCAGGTATTGAAAAAGTTTCGGCGGCGCTCCATATAGACGCCAAATATTCCCAATTACTCAAACAAGCACAAAAAGCCGGAGTTGAAATCCTCTGTTATAAAGCAGAGATCAGCAATACAGAAATCAGACTCAATTCTGCTATCGAGTTTCTCGACAGATAG
- the dksA gene encoding RNA polymerase-binding protein DksA — MPESKKKALGILAIAGVEPYQEKPGEEYMSPDQVVHFRKILEAWRNQLREEVDRTVHHMQDEAANFPDPVDRASQEEEFSLELRNRDRERRLIKKIEKTLDKINEEDFGFCESCGVEIGIRRLEARPTADLCIDCKTLAEIKEKQMQG, encoded by the coding sequence ATGCCAGAATCAAAGAAAAAAGCGCTAGGCATCCTAGCCATTGCCGGTGTGGAGCCGTATCAGGAAAAGCCTGGTGAAGAGTACATGTCACCAGACCAAGTGGTTCACTTTAGAAAGATTTTAGAAGCTTGGCGTAACCAGCTCAGGGAAGAAGTTGATCGTACTGTGCACCATATGCAGGACGAGGCAGCAAATTTCCCGGATCCAGTTGACCGCGCTTCACAAGAAGAAGAGTTCAGCTTGGAGCTTCGCAACCGTGACCGCGAACGTCGCTTGATCAAGAAGATCGAGAAGACACTCGACAAGATCAACGAAGAAGACTTCGGCTTCTGTGAGTCTTGTGGTGTGGAGATCGGCATTCGTCGTCTTGAAGCTCGCCCAACTGCTGATTTGTGTATCGACTGTAAAACCCTTGCAGAGATCAAAGAGAAGCAGATGCAGGGTTAA
- the gluQRS gene encoding tRNA glutamyl-Q(34) synthetase GluQRS, with protein MSYIGRFAPSPSGPLHFGSLIAALGSYFQAKSQHGKWLVRIEDLDPPREMPGAAELILKTLQTYHLYWDGEVVYQSQRHALYQAQIDHWLASGQAYYCQCTRKQIKENGGYYPGTCRSAGHSQGAIRLKMTHPVRTFVDLKHGEISIPAALVDEDFIIKRRDGLFAYNLAVVLDDIAQGVTEVVRGADLIEPTGRQISLYQMLGQSPVRYLHLPLAVDHSGNKLSKQNHATGIDLQHPAALILEAMAFLGFKWDEQLEYASIDEILRWGVENWQLTQLPDRLKITARFSNGTV; from the coding sequence ATGAGTTACATCGGTCGTTTCGCTCCCTCTCCTTCCGGCCCGCTCCATTTTGGCTCGCTGATCGCCGCTCTTGGTAGCTATTTCCAAGCCAAATCACAGCATGGTAAATGGCTGGTACGCATTGAAGATCTCGACCCACCCCGAGAAATGCCCGGGGCGGCAGAGCTTATTTTAAAAACACTGCAAACCTACCATCTTTACTGGGATGGTGAGGTGGTGTATCAAAGTCAGCGCCATGCGCTCTATCAAGCACAAATTGACCACTGGCTCGCTTCTGGTCAGGCATACTACTGCCAGTGCACGCGCAAACAGATCAAAGAAAATGGCGGCTACTATCCGGGCACGTGTCGCAGTGCGGGCCATAGCCAAGGGGCGATTCGTTTGAAAATGACGCACCCTGTGCGCACTTTTGTCGATTTAAAACACGGTGAAATCTCCATTCCCGCGGCGCTGGTCGATGAAGATTTTATTATCAAACGCCGAGATGGCTTGTTTGCTTACAATCTTGCTGTTGTACTGGACGACATTGCCCAAGGCGTGACGGAAGTAGTGCGCGGCGCGGATCTCATCGAGCCAACCGGCAGGCAGATCAGCTTGTACCAAATGCTTGGCCAGTCGCCGGTGCGCTATTTGCACTTACCGCTGGCCGTCGATCACAGTGGCAATAAGCTCTCCAAACAAAATCACGCCACGGGCATCGATTTGCAACACCCGGCAGCGCTGATTCTGGAAGCGATGGCATTCCTCGGCTTCAAGTGGGATGAGCAGCTAGAATACGCCAGCATTGACGAAATTCTTCGCTGGGGAGTAGAAAACTGGCAACTGACACAGCTACCCGACAGATTGAAGATCACTGCACGATTCTCAAACGGTACTGTGTGA
- the pcnB gene encoding polynucleotide adenylyltransferase PcnB produces the protein MHMNKNENTPCSPSSCPELALNVITRQEHNISRKQISDNALKVLYRLHGAGFDAYLVGGGVRDLLLGQTPKDFDIATNATPEQLKHLFRNCRLIGRRFRLAHIMFGRDIIEVATFRGHHQDADSPVSQQSKQGMLLRDNVYGTIDEDAERRDFTINAMYYNIADYSIHDYAGGVEDLEDRLIRLIGDPQTRYREDPVRMLRAIRFAAKLDFDIEEDTAAPIEELAPLLRDIPAARLYEESLKLLQAGYGLETYHLLREYNLFQQLFPAIAAHFTEDYSSPTEQMLDLVLDSTDMRIDEGKRINPAYMFAAMLWYPMLALADKLMEAHNLCHYDAVMEASNLILDEQVRSIAIPRRHTATIREIWQLQLRMPRRNGKRAFRLMELNKFRAGFDFLEMRGEIEGGETEKLAKWWATFQNAGREMRVAMASDLDGKPGSKPSRKRKSSFRKKKDKPQS, from the coding sequence ATGCACATGAATAAAAACGAAAATACACCTTGCAGTCCCAGCTCTTGCCCGGAACTCGCTTTAAATGTGATTACTCGTCAAGAGCACAATATTTCACGCAAGCAGATCAGCGACAATGCGTTGAAAGTGCTATACCGACTTCATGGCGCCGGCTTTGACGCTTATTTAGTGGGTGGAGGCGTGCGAGATCTGTTACTCGGCCAAACACCGAAAGATTTCGATATTGCGACCAACGCAACGCCAGAGCAGCTTAAACATCTGTTTCGCAACTGCCGTTTAATTGGCCGTCGCTTTCGTCTGGCGCACATTATGTTTGGTCGCGACATCATCGAAGTGGCGACTTTTCGTGGTCACCACCAAGACGCCGATTCGCCAGTCTCGCAGCAATCCAAACAAGGCATGCTGCTACGCGATAACGTGTATGGCACGATTGATGAAGATGCCGAACGCCGCGACTTCACCATTAACGCCATGTATTACAACATTGCCGACTATTCGATTCATGACTATGCAGGCGGCGTAGAAGATCTTGAAGACCGCTTGATCCGCCTGATTGGCGATCCGCAAACCCGTTATCGGGAAGATCCGGTGCGCATGCTGCGCGCAATTCGCTTTGCGGCCAAACTCGATTTTGACATCGAAGAAGACACCGCCGCGCCAATTGAAGAGCTGGCGCCTTTGCTACGCGACATTCCGGCGGCGCGCCTGTATGAAGAGTCTCTCAAGTTGCTGCAAGCAGGATACGGTTTGGAAACCTACCACCTACTGCGCGAGTACAATCTATTCCAGCAACTTTTCCCAGCCATTGCCGCCCATTTCACCGAAGATTACTCTTCGCCAACTGAGCAGATGCTGGATCTGGTGTTAGACTCCACAGACATGCGTATCGACGAAGGCAAGCGCATCAACCCTGCCTACATGTTCGCCGCTATGCTGTGGTATCCGATGCTGGCACTCGCTGACAAACTGATGGAAGCACACAACTTGTGCCACTACGACGCGGTCATGGAAGCCAGTAATCTGATTTTGGATGAGCAAGTGCGCTCTATCGCCATCCCGCGTCGCCATACTGCTACCATTCGTGAGATTTGGCAGTTGCAACTGCGCATGCCAAGGCGCAACGGTAAACGCGCTTTCCGCTTGATGGAGCTTAACAAGTTCCGTGCGGGCTTTGATTTCCTCGAAATGCGTGGTGAGATCGAAGGCGGGGAAACCGAAAAACTGGCCAAATGGTGGGCCACATTCCAAAACGCCGGGCGCGAAATGCGCGTCGCGATGGCTTCCGACCTCGATGGCAAACCCGGCTCTAAACCAAGCCGCAAGCGCAAATCCTCTTTCCGCAAGAAAAAGGACAAACCGCAGTCATGA
- the mrcB gene encoding penicillin-binding protein 1B, with product MSKTVKGTDNAKKKTPQKSKRSATPRRPAAKQKAKRHWLRILWSFSWKCAVALMALLVFIGIYLDSVVKQRFEGQLFDLPTVVYARILTLSPGDAFSRQELQNELDVLNYRKVSHPKFPGEYAASSSKIELIRRPFEFADGPEPDRHVMLHFDSGTLNRIQSLESTGDLGYLRLEPKMLGMLEKDSEEQRLFLRREQFPEIIVDALLVTEDRHFYQHDGVSPLAIARAMLVNFKAGRTVQGGSTLTQQLAKNLFLTQERTLWRKLREAYIALILDYRYSKDRILEAYLNEVYLGQSGNQAIHGFALASRYYFGQPIQELRIDQLAMLVGMVKGPSYYNPVRFPERTQERRDLVLRLMMQQGLLSAQAYEQAASRPLDIQPTPRIASRQPAYFQQLSMELKQKVGDVFRGESGLRVFTSLDPVSQEKLELAIGVKMPELEKVSGEALEAAAVAVDRHSGEIRAMVGGKRTGYDGFNRAINASRPIGSLVKPAVYLTALSQPEKYNLATTLQDTPLSLQGSKGSVWEPRNFDRQFRGDVPLYLALAKSLNVPTVRLGMQLGIENVSQTLEKLGVKRDEIRPVPSMFLGAFSLTPIEVAQMYQTVTNSGRKAPLTALRSVVDLDGNVLYQSLPKSSLAVDEQAAWLTTYAMKQGVAQGTGRYLQNQFAWAALAGKTGTSNDSRDSWFVGVDGREVTTIWLGRDDNKPTKLTGSSGALRVYAEYLKQRIPEKLLLPWPKQITTMGYKQQPAGALVLDCAEKTFTLPVWDKDEALKRQCEQSGNWLNKLLNW from the coding sequence ATGAGTAAAACAGTAAAAGGCACTGACAACGCGAAGAAAAAAACGCCGCAAAAAAGCAAGCGCAGTGCTACGCCTCGCCGCCCAGCCGCTAAGCAAAAAGCGAAACGCCATTGGCTACGTATTCTGTGGTCGTTTAGTTGGAAATGCGCCGTGGCGCTGATGGCGCTGCTGGTGTTTATCGGCATTTATCTTGATAGCGTGGTTAAACAGCGTTTTGAAGGGCAGTTGTTTGATCTCCCAACCGTGGTGTATGCGCGCATCTTAACGCTTTCGCCCGGCGATGCGTTTTCTCGTCAGGAGTTACAAAACGAACTGGACGTACTCAACTACCGTAAAGTCAGCCACCCCAAGTTCCCGGGAGAGTACGCCGCCTCAAGCAGTAAAATTGAATTGATTCGCCGTCCGTTCGAATTTGCCGATGGCCCTGAGCCGGATCGCCACGTGATGCTGCATTTTGATTCAGGTACGCTCAATCGCATTCAATCGCTCGAATCGACAGGTGATCTCGGGTATCTGCGTTTAGAGCCGAAGATGCTGGGAATGTTGGAAAAAGACAGCGAAGAGCAAAGGCTCTTTCTGCGCCGTGAGCAATTTCCGGAAATCATCGTCGATGCCTTGCTTGTGACTGAAGATCGTCACTTTTATCAGCACGATGGCGTTTCACCGCTGGCGATTGCGCGCGCGATGTTGGTCAATTTTAAAGCAGGCCGAACCGTGCAAGGCGGCAGTACCTTGACTCAGCAGTTAGCGAAAAACCTGTTTTTGACCCAAGAGCGCACCTTGTGGCGCAAGCTGCGTGAAGCGTATATCGCGTTGATTCTCGACTATCGTTACAGCAAAGATCGCATCTTAGAAGCCTATCTCAATGAGGTGTATTTGGGACAAAGTGGCAACCAAGCGATCCACGGCTTTGCTTTGGCGTCGCGTTACTACTTTGGCCAACCAATCCAAGAGCTGCGTATCGACCAATTAGCCATGCTAGTCGGTATGGTCAAAGGGCCTTCTTACTACAACCCAGTACGCTTTCCCGAGCGAACGCAGGAGCGTCGCGATTTGGTTTTGCGTCTGATGATGCAGCAAGGACTGCTCAGTGCCCAAGCCTACGAACAAGCGGCCAGTCGTCCGCTAGATATTCAGCCGACGCCCCGCATCGCCAGCCGGCAGCCGGCGTATTTTCAACAGTTGTCGATGGAATTGAAACAGAAAGTGGGCGACGTTTTTCGTGGTGAGAGCGGTTTGCGTGTGTTTACTTCGCTTGATCCTGTGTCGCAAGAGAAACTTGAACTCGCCATTGGTGTGAAAATGCCCGAGCTGGAAAAAGTGTCGGGAGAGGCGCTTGAAGCGGCGGCGGTGGCGGTCGATCGGCATAGCGGTGAAATTCGTGCCATGGTTGGTGGCAAACGTACCGGCTACGATGGTTTTAACCGAGCGATCAACGCCAGTCGTCCGATTGGCTCATTAGTTAAGCCGGCGGTCTATCTCACGGCGCTGTCTCAGCCTGAGAAATATAACTTGGCGACCACGCTGCAAGATACGCCGCTCAGTTTGCAAGGCAGTAAAGGTTCGGTGTGGGAGCCGCGCAATTTTGATCGTCAGTTTCGTGGCGATGTGCCGCTCTATTTAGCGCTGGCGAAATCGCTCAATGTACCGACCGTGCGCCTTGGCATGCAACTGGGGATTGAAAACGTCTCGCAAACACTAGAGAAACTGGGCGTCAAGCGTGATGAAATTCGCCCGGTGCCTTCGATGTTTTTGGGCGCATTTTCGCTCACGCCGATTGAAGTGGCGCAGATGTACCAAACCGTGACCAACTCCGGTCGCAAAGCGCCGCTTACCGCATTGCGCTCCGTGGTCGATCTCGATGGCAACGTCTTGTACCAATCCCTGCCGAAGTCTTCTCTTGCAGTCGATGAACAGGCGGCGTGGTTGACCACCTATGCGATGAAACAAGGGGTCGCTCAGGGAACTGGCCGCTATCTGCAAAATCAGTTTGCTTGGGCGGCACTAGCGGGGAAAACGGGTACCAGTAACGATAGCCGCGACAGTTGGTTTGTCGGTGTCGACGGGCGTGAAGTTACCACCATTTGGTTGGGGCGCGATGACAATAAACCGACCAAACTGACTGGTTCCAGCGGCGCGCTGCGCGTGTATGCAGAATATCTGAAGCAGCGCATTCCTGAAAAACTGTTGCTGCCTTGGCCAAAGCAGATCACCACTATGGGGTACAAACAGCAGCCAGCCGGAGCGTTGGTGCTCGATTGTGCGGAAAAAACCTTCACTTTACCCGTATGGGATAAGGATGAGGCACTGAAGCGTCAATGTGAACAATCTGGCAATTGGTTGAATAAATTACTGAACTGGTGA
- the panB gene encoding 3-methyl-2-oxobutanoate hydroxymethyltransferase encodes MKKITINDLMKWKQEGRKFPTSTAYDASFAQLFESQEMPVLLVGDSLGMVLQGHADTLPVTVDDIAYHTRCVRAGSPNCLLMADMPFMSYATPEQACDNAAKLMRAGANMVKIEGGDWLVDTVKMLTERAIPVCAHLGLTPQSVNIFGGYKVQGREQDKADRMVKDALALQEAGAQVVLLECVPASLAARITQVLDVPVIGIGAGNVTDGQILVMHDMFGISANYMPKFSKNFLAETGDMRKAVALYMEQVQAGTFPDDAHTIA; translated from the coding sequence ATGAAAAAAATTACCATTAATGACCTGATGAAGTGGAAGCAGGAAGGTCGCAAGTTCCCAACTTCCACCGCGTACGACGCGAGTTTTGCTCAGTTGTTCGAAAGCCAAGAGATGCCGGTATTACTCGTCGGCGACTCACTTGGCATGGTGTTGCAAGGGCACGCCGATACCCTGCCTGTCACTGTTGATGATATCGCTTATCACACTCGTTGTGTTCGCGCTGGTAGCCCTAACTGCCTGCTCATGGCCGACATGCCTTTTATGAGCTATGCCACACCCGAACAAGCGTGTGACAACGCTGCCAAACTGATGCGCGCAGGCGCAAATATGGTAAAAATTGAGGGCGGTGATTGGCTGGTGGACACGGTCAAAATGCTGACCGAACGTGCTATTCCCGTATGTGCTCACCTTGGCCTGACACCACAATCCGTCAATATTTTTGGTGGTTATAAAGTTCAAGGCCGCGAACAAGATAAAGCCGATCGCATGGTGAAAGATGCCCTTGCACTACAAGAAGCGGGCGCGCAAGTCGTCCTGCTTGAGTGTGTTCCGGCGTCGCTGGCGGCACGAATTACTCAAGTACTGGATGTTCCGGTGATTGGTATTGGTGCCGGAAATGTGACCGACGGTCAGATCTTGGTTATGCATGATATGTTTGGTATTTCAGCCAATTACATGCCAAAATTCTCGAAAAATTTCCTAGCGGAAACCGGTGATATGCGTAAAGCGGTCGCCTTGTACATGGAACAGGTACAGGCAGGCACGTTCCCAGATGACGCACACACCATTGCATAG
- the hrpB gene encoding ATP-dependent helicase HrpB, whose amino-acid sequence MSQLPIQAVMPELLAAVAQHSQLILKAAPGAGKSTYFPLQLLLNRAVTGKIIMLEPRRLAARNIASYLAKQLGEAVGQRVGYRVRGESKVSAATQLEIVTEGVMTRMIQSDPELSGVDMLIFDEFHERSIHADTALALALEVQEALRDDLKLVVMSATLDHDALQNLLPNAPFIQSQGRAFEVEIRYQPLGANDYLPLAMSKTIEQLLAQQSGSVLAFLPGVSAIQQVAERLAHLSEQVQICPLYGQLPFDEQQKAIQAPKPGERKVVLATNIAETSLTIEGIRLVVDSGLERVARFDVKTGLTSLEQVRIAQSSAIQRAGRAGRIEEGICVRLYSSSQFQQMPAVPVAEIMQSDLSALMMELAQWGVSEPNALKLLDIPPAASIAQAKNLLTQLGLVKGHQLTAQGALAQKLGLAPRLAAMLIACAKQSHALLQSAIAAAVLLEDPEKNGTHLGHSLHRWQSGKHAKKGQLSKRAATLASKLSATFALSDVEEPLLAVAMSFAYPDRVAQRRNKQNGRYILANGHGGELREDDPLGDNDYLVAAELLRSGGNASQIQLAAPLCLPLLEQYHPALLQASEQVDWDENKGRLVAEKQTRIGELIVAREPLPQPGKEKMTQALLSYVRRKGLNSLDWTPKAQALLQRIRCAIEWLPEQTWPAMDDASLLNDLPSWLAPYMNHLTSVKDLSRIALCEALNARLGWPLNQQLDVWLPQEYVLPTGTRQAIRYQEGASPVLSVRMQELFGESTSPTIAQGRIKLTLELLSPARRPLQVTQDLAGFWAGAYKEVQKEMKGRYPKHVWPDDPANHIATTKTKRQLNS is encoded by the coding sequence TTGTCACAATTGCCCATCCAAGCCGTGATGCCAGAATTGCTCGCGGCGGTTGCTCAACACAGTCAGCTCATCCTCAAAGCAGCCCCCGGTGCGGGTAAATCGACCTATTTTCCGCTGCAACTGCTGCTAAACCGAGCCGTGACCGGCAAGATCATTATGCTTGAGCCTCGCCGTTTAGCGGCGCGCAATATCGCCAGCTATCTGGCCAAGCAACTGGGTGAAGCGGTCGGGCAGCGAGTGGGCTATCGGGTACGTGGCGAGAGTAAAGTCAGCGCGGCCACGCAACTGGAGATAGTGACAGAAGGGGTGATGACGCGGATGATTCAATCCGACCCTGAACTCTCGGGCGTGGATATGCTGATCTTTGACGAGTTTCATGAGCGCAGCATTCACGCCGATACGGCGTTGGCGCTCGCCTTGGAAGTGCAGGAGGCGCTGCGTGACGATCTCAAGCTGGTGGTGATGTCGGCCACGCTCGATCACGATGCGCTGCAAAATTTACTGCCTAATGCCCCCTTCATTCAATCGCAAGGGCGCGCCTTTGAGGTTGAGATTCGCTATCAGCCGCTGGGAGCCAATGATTATTTACCGCTAGCGATGAGCAAAACCATCGAGCAGCTACTCGCCCAGCAATCTGGCTCTGTACTGGCGTTTTTGCCCGGAGTGAGTGCCATTCAGCAAGTGGCAGAGCGCCTTGCTCACCTGAGCGAACAGGTGCAAATCTGTCCTTTATATGGTCAGTTGCCATTTGATGAGCAGCAAAAGGCGATACAAGCCCCCAAACCCGGTGAGCGCAAAGTGGTGCTGGCGACCAATATCGCTGAAACGTCGCTTACGATTGAAGGGATCCGCTTAGTGGTCGACAGTGGCCTTGAGCGCGTGGCCCGATTTGATGTCAAAACCGGGCTGACGAGTCTTGAGCAAGTGCGCATTGCGCAATCCTCGGCCATTCAACGTGCAGGCCGCGCAGGACGAATCGAAGAGGGCATCTGCGTGCGTCTTTATTCGTCAAGCCAGTTTCAGCAAATGCCCGCCGTCCCCGTGGCGGAAATTATGCAGTCGGATCTCTCTGCTTTAATGATGGAACTGGCGCAGTGGGGCGTCAGTGAGCCGAACGCGCTCAAGCTGCTGGACATTCCGCCCGCAGCGTCAATAGCACAAGCGAAAAACTTGTTGACGCAGCTCGGGTTGGTGAAAGGCCATCAACTGACCGCGCAAGGCGCTTTGGCACAAAAACTCGGATTAGCGCCACGTTTAGCCGCCATGCTGATTGCCTGTGCAAAGCAAAGCCACGCCCTGTTGCAAAGCGCGATTGCCGCCGCTGTGCTTTTGGAAGATCCGGAGAAAAACGGCACTCATCTTGGGCACAGTTTGCATCGCTGGCAAAGTGGAAAACATGCGAAAAAAGGCCAGTTGAGCAAACGTGCTGCGACTCTCGCTAGTAAGTTATCCGCCACATTTGCGCTGAGTGACGTCGAAGAACCTTTGCTAGCGGTGGCGATGAGTTTTGCCTATCCAGACCGAGTCGCGCAGCGAAGGAACAAGCAAAATGGGCGCTACATACTGGCCAATGGCCATGGCGGCGAGCTGCGAGAAGATGACCCGTTGGGTGACAACGACTATCTGGTCGCGGCTGAGCTGCTGCGCAGTGGTGGCAACGCCAGCCAGATCCAACTGGCGGCGCCACTCTGCTTACCACTGCTTGAACAGTACCACCCAGCGCTGTTGCAAGCCTCTGAACAGGTCGATTGGGATGAAAACAAAGGGCGCTTAGTAGCGGAAAAACAGACGCGTATCGGCGAGCTGATTGTGGCGCGTGAGCCACTGCCCCAGCCGGGCAAAGAAAAAATGACACAGGCTTTACTCAGCTATGTACGCCGCAAAGGGCTGAATAGTTTAGACTGGACGCCCAAAGCCCAAGCCTTGTTGCAACGCATTCGCTGCGCCATTGAATGGCTACCTGAGCAAACGTGGCCCGCTATGGATGATGCTAGCCTGCTGAATGATTTGCCAAGCTGGCTGGCGCCCTACATGAATCATCTCACGTCAGTGAAAGATCTGAGCAGAATTGCGCTCTGTGAGGCACTCAATGCACGCTTGGGTTGGCCGCTTAATCAACAGTTGGATGTTTGGCTGCCGCAGGAATATGTGCTACCAACCGGTACACGTCAGGCGATCCGCTATCAAGAAGGCGCTTCTCCGGTACTCTCGGTGCGCATGCAAGAGCTGTTTGGTGAGAGCACTTCGCCAACTATTGCGCAGGGGCGGATAAAGTTAACCCTCGAGCTGCTCTCTCCAGCGCGTCGTCCTTTGCAGGTGACGCAAGATTTAGCTGGCTTTTGGGCTGGTGCCTACAAAGAAGTGCAAAAAGAGATGAAAGGGCGTTATCCCAAACACGTATGGCCGGATGACCCAGCCAATCATATCGCCACGACGAAAACCAAAAGACAGTTAAACTCATGA